In the Rhododendron vialii isolate Sample 1 chromosome 2a, ASM3025357v1 genome, ACTTCATGCCATTAGGATTTGGTAAAACTCTTGACCTCTTGTAAGTTACAAAATGTAGTGGCGATACGATGCTTGTGTAATAACTTTTCGTTCTTTTTCATCCCTCTCCACTCTGatccattttctctcttttaggTTCTGATTGAATCCTCACCTGCATGATAACTTTTCGTTATGATGTATTGTTTTTGGGCTAACAGCAGCAAGGTTGTAACCAGGTAACCCACCGGGAGGGTTGGTGCAGTGAGAGCCATTATCGGGAGTTCGACTCTCAACTGCTTGTTACTATTAATTATTGTGTTGGGCCAGTCCATATTAGGTTTGTCCGGATTTTAATTGAGCCTCCTAGCCAGTGAATGGTGGGATTGCTTTCCTGAATCGGTCATTGAGCCGAATATTGAGTTGTCAAAAATGAGTGGTTTCCTACCCTTGTTTGACCTTTTCTGGAGTCCAGTGTTCCACTGTATTCATGAGTTATTAAGTGGTGTAAGGGTACCGTCATAAGGTGCCCCAACACTCTTAGCGAGGGATAAGGGTGCCGAGGCATCACGTGGCGGTGCCCCAAGACCATCAAATAAAGGGATTGAATAtaacctttttttaaaaacgaaaacaatAGCAAAACCAACAAGTACCCTGCCTTGATACATCAAATCTCCCAATAACAAGCTACTAAAAGCAGTGTTTTCTCAGAAATACTTGTTACATGAAGATCATTTATCGTCTCATTTACACTAGGTGGGCAAGACTCCCatttataagaaaaaacaaGACTTCATTGCCAACGGAGTAAACATTTAGCTCATTGATCCAGAAGTGAACGGTGGATACAACTCACTGGacaaatttcctccaaactGCAAAATAGAAAAAGGTAAGACTCCAGTTATTTTCACTTCTGACATATGCAAGGGTAATCAGGTGCATACCTTCTTCCCAAGCACTCGATTATATCACCGGTCAGCGTCGATCTTCTTTTATTCTCGAAGGCAAGCGATGCTGCTTTCCTCACTAAAGCAGACCCAGCAATGCACCCCAACACTGTAGGGTTCATGCCCAATTCCTCCTTAGCAGAAGAGATATATTGGCGGGCCCAAGAAACAAACACCGCAACACTGGCATCAACAGAAGAACATGAAGTTCCATATTgcgaaaaaaaaagtgatcagCCAACTGAATAAGCATCTTTTGACCTTTGAACTTATGATCTAATTTAGGTCCAAAGAAgtgattttcctttttatctTGCCCGCCGAGCAGTCACCCAAAACTAGGTCTAAACACCCGACAACTTGGAGAGGTCATAAAAGAGCAAGAATTACGTCCTAATTTCCAGATGTAGTGTGGAGAAATGCCAAAAATATAGGGCAAAATCCACTTTGACCCCTTGTGGTTATCaccatgtgcggatacccccctcatggttcaaaactgagcacataacctacctgtggttttgaaaatgtacgGATAGACCCCTACCATCATGTTTTCCATCtatattaacggacacaacattaaaagaccgatataccctcagcatgtcccttgattcttcttttttaaatctaacaaCACCATctcctataccaaaaattgaatccaaaccgttgatattgtaaattttgacgagtactacatctatgccaaaattcaagtcaatcaaaaaatgaaaagcccatggtcgaatcgattttgttataaaattaaaatttcaaatttgaattttactaaaattagatcactgggttattgatgcctgatcgagataattttttatagagatactttattctttatttaatacattatgaacgactcggattacATTTTAGAGGGGcgtgagatacacctccgttgAAAACATGACAGCAGAGGGTCtgtccgcacattttcaaaatcacaggtaggttatgtgttcagttttgaaccatgaggggaATATCCACACATGACGATAACCACAtggggtgaaagtggactttgcccaaaaatatatatcaaaTGGAAAATTGGAAGTCAGGACCATGATGTTGCCATATGCAATAGAGGAAAaacgtttttcttttcttttcctggcCAGTGGCCAGCATTAAAGAAGAAGGTTGCCATATGAGTGGatcaagagagaaaaataattgCTAGGATCTccaaggtagagagagaagagtggacctaaaattctaaaaagacTTATGAAAGGGAATGGATGACATATCGCGAATAAAACTTTCTAGATTGATGGAGAATAAATAACATTGTGATTCGTTGAACAGTACACCTTTTCTCTCGGTACTTGGTTTACACggaaagtttaaaaaatcaCTTGCCTTCCAGAAAGTATATCGCCCTGGCCACCACATCGCCGAGGAGAACCATACATGCTCACTGACATAACTGCATGAAAGCACGGATTCAGATGCCATCTGAACATATTTCTAATATCAGAAACCTAAGAAGGGAAAGTTGCTATCATTCAGATGAAAAAGTGTTTCATCTGGCCGACGCTGAGAATTAGGGATACTTGTCAGACATCATGCCTGAACTCACTATATTATTGTGTAATACCCGCATAATGTTCACACAAAAATgccaaaattaaaagagaaacgAGGCTGCAATCATACTGTTTAGTTACAGTTGCAAAGGTAGAGAATGTTAAACTGCAGACAAGAAACGGTAATGTAATCAGCAGGTAGGTACCTTTATTACCATCACTGACGAGATCTGATTTTCCTTTCCGTAAAATCGTTACACCACCAATCCTGATCAAGAAATTATTCTTTCCATGGGTTGCACCAAAGCAAAATTAAATCATGAACTATAAGCAAACAACAACACAACATGGTGTGTCAAAGCTGTTCAAAGGCTGTGATAATAGAAGATGGTCAAATGGGCCTCAGTCAGAACAGCACAAGATTCACCAACGAAAAGCTCTTGATAATACAGAGAAGACAGTGAAGTGGGCCTTAGTCAGACCAGCAGCAGATCAACCACATAGCtctgagtgtgtgtgtgtgtccagtGTCCTGTTTACTACAAAGACGTATTAAAGTTGCATATTCACTACCCACGCTAATGCCATGACGCAAATTTTGTCAACTTGGTTTAACTTCTAGATATGAAATAACAAGCGGCACCCCATGCGACGCACATGTTCTGACGCATAGGAAGGGAGAGATGGAAGATTAAGGTGAACCACTAACAATAAATAAGGtagatttttctctttttttcagaAAAGAGAAGATAGTAAAGCATTAGCAAAAAATGAGGtggatttttcttgtttttataaaatttacttcaaaaaaaGGAGAGCTTTGCACATGTACTACACCTCTATAGTATCAATAATCGtataaccacaaacacttacataAAAACTCATTCACATCAAGTGTGGGGTCCGCACTTCATGTGAGTGAGTTTGTGTGATTgcgtgtgtaagtgtttgtggtagTAACATTATTGCTATAGTATGGATAGATTGCCAATCCATATGCCACACAAATTAAGAATAGATGGCCTTCATAACATATGTACAAAAGATGAAAGAAATCTACTAAAGGATGCTTAACGAGTGATTAGACGAAAAACCTAGAAGAGAAAAGAATTTACCGTTTGGCAAGAGAGAGTAGTTGTCCAGGAGCATCTTGATCATTTACTTCACAATTTAGTACACTTTGAACAAGGCGCTTGTATTCATTTATATTAGGGGTTAGGATAGCCAACGGGTAGCCACTGACCAGATCAAGATTGTTTGTGACAAGAAAAAGCCCATCCTGGTAATTCAAAAGAGTGCCATAGGGAGGAGTGAGAATGATCAATTATgctaaaagaaaatgaattgtGTCTCTAATTTCTACCGCATACCGCGTCTATGACAATTGGGATGCTTGAGTGCCGTGCTTGCTTTATGATGTTACTAACACAGTCCTGACAATATGAACGTTGTAGAACTTCTTCAGAAAGGATTTGCTTAACATGATAAACAGGAATATAGCAAGAAACCTTACGGAGGCATATAGCAAGAAGGAAAATGTTCAGAAAATGAGATGTAAAAATTTATCCGGGCAAAACCACAAGGATTACACGTTCTCAACCAAAAGAAGAAAGGGTTAAGTAAATTCTAACGATTCCCAAAGAACATTAATAGTAGTCTCAAAATGCAGGTTAGAACCACAAATCATAAGGATTCAGGAGATGTTCTTTCCACTGGAGACCAATAAGATCGAGCAAATAATTTGTTTCTTGGACAAAAACTATTATATGTTTTCACGTACATATAAAGGTTCATACGGATTTCGCCTACTGGAATATTATAGATCACTTACAAGTTACACCTGACATCAACAATATTGTCAGGAGAATTCATCACTTCTAAGATTGATACTAGAAACTAAAGTTTGATTATTTGCATGTTCACACACTTGAATTCGTGCACGTATGTGCACATCAGAGACCGAATACTGTTGTTTAACAACTTATGACGAATGATACACCATGAGGCATAGAAACACATTGTAAAAACCTATGCGTAGTTGCCTTAAAGATCATATCATCACACAACTTTTCAGTGAAAAAATCAGTAAACTAGACTGTAACTTCATTGTCAACTTTACACAGGAAGATACAAACGAATAGCCTTTAATTTCAAGCAAACAACCATATCACTTAAAAGCTATGACCTATGTTCACCACAAATTTCAAGATAGAAAAGTGGCCAGAAAAAGCACACCAGAAGAAACGGGTCCCTTCCAAGTCCCGGACCAACAACAAGGCAATCAAATCTTTCCATCCACTTCTCAACCTCAGCAAGAACTCTTTCTGAGATTGATTTTTTGTCCTCGTCCCTGAAACAATCTTCCTAAAAAATCAGCCCCTCCACAACAATTAGGCATAAACTGTAAACATTAAATATAGATATTCTAATGTACTTTATCAGATTGAAATTCCACCTGACACTGTAGGATTCTTCCAGCACAGGGTGCACGATTAACTCAGGGCTGTAGCCTTTTATAATTGGAGCTGCATCTTTAGTGCAAAAAACATGAGATAAATCTGCACCCTGTGGGGAAAAAGAAGTGCATTCAAACTGGTCAGTCAAAAATCTGCTATAACaaaagggttttgtttttattttgaaaaaggaaaatcaagtAACATTGAGGTTTATGAAAAATAACCGCAACACATTAATAAGAAATAAACTTTGCACAAAAGAGGTGAGAATGAGAGGACTAACAATTTTTAAAGCTGATATGGCAGAAAAGTATGGGGCACCTGTGTATTCGCGACACCCTCCTATGACAGCTATCTTACCTGACTTGACAAACAATGGGAACATTGAATTAATAAGATTAAAAATCGTAAAGTTAACATAGCtagagaagaaacaaaaacatgttgaggcaaaatatacaaaaacaGTAGTTAAGATTTCAAAGACAGAAAAAGTTTAACCACACATGTATGACACAAAATCCTAAATTCATGATAGGGACTGTAGACGTAATCAATGAGCAGTTGGTTTTACGACTTcaaagaacagagagagagagagagagagagagagagagagagagagagagagagcatgtcAAGAGTCTGTCCATTCAccaagtacaaagaaaattgctCGCACTTTGAACAAGTTATTTGACAAGCTCTTTTtgttgccaataaaaaaaaatggttgcaCGAAGCTAACACAATGCTCAGTTATCCAGAAAAACAAGTCAACTGATGAATCAGATAGACACTGATGTTCTAATTAGCATACAATATATAAGCATCTGAGAAATTTTTGTGACTGAATGTCATCAAGGCGAGGCATATGACGTGCACCAAAGTTGTTTACCCTCCATTTGtttcaacagaaaaaaaaaaaaaaagtttccagAAAGATTTACAACAATAATAATATATTCAACCCATCTGTCTTGACAGATTTTAATTCACAACACATACATATAAAGACATAAATGACGTATCTCCATACAGTCCTACTTCAAACTCAATATACATAAATGCAAGAACAACCATATTCATATATCCTAGAAAACACATACGGTAACTGCGCATataaattcttaatttttttcctgtcACCGACTAAATTTACAAGAAGGATCATCACAAATGATGCCATAGAAGGAGAAATGCAAGAGTCATATGTGATGACATTTAGAAAGTTGACAATTACTTGACAAAGATTACCAGTGTGGCCCTTGTACCGAGTTGGGTCAAGAGGTCGAGTGATTGACCTTAAATTCCCCAAATCGTCATCCTCTAAACCTGACCCACTAATCATAGATTGCATTCTCAACTGATGATGGGTTTGATTGTGGTAGTAACCACCTAAAGCCCTAATCAAGAACTGTTGCCTTCTCGCAATTGCAGAGGAATTCAACATACAACTGTTGTCTTGCATGGCTTTGTCACCCGCATCACCCAAACGCATGTGCCAAAGACTGGTAGTATCAAGTGTATCCTTCCCCACATTGCTACTAGCCGTGGCTGCTCCACCCACAATTGTACTCCCCTGTAGAAAATACAAGTTGTTCTGCCAAGTGCCCTTCATCACAAGCCTCGCACCATTACCAACCTTTAGAATTCCACCTTCGAGAGTGATACGATAACCTTTGGAGTCTAAAGTACCAAGTGAGATGAGATTCTTCTTCAAGTCCGGAACATACCAAACTTCTGTCAAAACACGAATGGATCCATCATGCAACTTTAGTCTAATTTTACCCACCCCATGTGTCTTACAAGCATGATCATTACCCATAAAAACAGCTCCACCATCGATTATATCCATTCTAGAGAACCAATCCTTATTCGAACACATATGATAGGTACAACCAGAATCCATAATCCACTGAACAGCTTGACAAACCAATGACAAACCCAACAAAGCTTGATTAGAATCTTCATCATCCAAGTGTGCCAAATTAGCCTGGGAATTATTGGTGTCCCTATTATGCTTCTGCAACGTCAGACAGTACTTTTTCCGATGCCCCTTTTTGTGACAATATGCACATTCATCCCTAGCAATTTTATCGGACGATAAGGCCCTTCTCGACCTAGAGTGAGAACAACCCATGTTACTGCCTTTGTTACTTGATTTCTTACTCTCCGGTGTGCCTCTAACTGTCAAGGCTTCACTGGATGAGCCCCTATGGGTCTGCTTATCTTTATTACAGTATTCATTGTTAACCATGCCTCTAACTGTCAATGCTTCACTGGATGAGCCCCTATGGGTCTGCTTACCTTTCTTACGGTATTCATTGTTAACCAGAGCATTAGAGACATCATCAAACCTAATTTCATCCTTCTCATACAACAATGTCGTAATTAAATGATCATAAGCATTGGGCAAGGAATTCAACAAAAGTAGGACTTTATCCTCATCAAGAATTTCTACTTCCAATTTTTGAAGGTCGGCAAGTATCTTGTTATAGTCATTCAGATGCTCAATCATAGAAACACCTAAGCGATACTGGAAACAGAAGATCTTCTTCTAGTAAAGACGATTCCCTACATTCTTGGTCATAAAATTATCCTCGAGCTTCTTCCAAAGATCCTTCGCTTTCGTCTCCTGCATAACAAAGTATTTCTGATCCCTAGCAAGACACAACCTGATTGTTCCGCAAGCCTGCCGATTAATCAGATCCCATTTCTTCTCAGTCCAATCATCAGGTCGGTCTTCCAAAGCAATGTCCAACTCCTATTGAATCAAGACATCCATCACTTCGCACTGACACACACCTAAGTTATTTGTGCCATCAAACTTTTCCACATTAAAAACCACAGATTTTGAAGCCATGTGTCTAGGAGTCAACTCAGATTTGGAGGATGACTCTGTTATAGACAATTTGGTGAATTCCTTTCTTGAAGAAATAGATTTCTctcaagaacaacaaaaaataatgccAAGAACAGCATCCTAAATCTGAACTTGAGGCTCTGATACTAATTTGTTGTGCGGAAGCGACAACCAAATACCAAAAGAAACGCGATGTATGTGTTGGAAACAAAAAACTCTATCAAATCATGCAGTAAAGTATAGAGAGAAAAGCAAGCActtaagagagagaagagatttATGTGCTTCGGCTTATTGGGATGTAAACCTACTCCACGGATAGTAAACGATCAAAGGGCTTCacttagcaaataatcaaatgctCCAAAGagctactccctccatcccactttgttgtgcctatttccttttttagacatctcaaaaaattgtctatatctcttaatttataacattttatatattcaatatggatctcgtttgatagatctcaattaattcttttaaacaaagtttttgaaatcataaaaaatattatagatggtgagatatagacaattttttgtgaggtgtaaaaaagaaaacatgcaaaacaaagtgggacggagggactACAAATTTGCATCTCACCAAGCTCTCTCCAATACTCTATGCAAAACCAGATGTATTTGCTTCCCAATACataaagaaaccctaaaaaacgtATTTATCTAATACTTTGTCGAGAGTCCGGATAGACGTGGCCACAATCGGACGAAAAAGCAGGGAGTTTGGATTCTGAATGCGGAGTGGATAGTACAGCCGGTCAAATCAAGCCAAAAAAACTCCAAATGGTATCAAGGTGGACACGAAAGTGCATCAAAGTTGCTTTGTATCAACTGAAAGAATAGTTTTCCGAGATTACCGAGAACAATACACCAAACCTTTCTGTCTTGACAGATTAAATGGCTGCATATCACATACATACATCCACAGATACGCATACCCATAATGACATAAATGATAGTATTTCTCCATACATACAACCACTCCTACTTCCAAACTCAGTACATAGATATGCAAATGCGAGCATACACAATAACACACCTAAATTCACAATCTTTCACTGTAGTTGACTAAATTGACGAAAAGGGTTATCACAAATGGTACTACACATTCAAAAATGCAGATTAAAGTAGACAGTTACACACTTAAATTCCTAATCTTACACTGTAGTTGACTAAATTGACAATGAGGGTCATCTCAAATAGCTCTATACATACAGAAATCCAGCTTAAAAAGTGTAATGAAATTCACAAGAGTTGAAAATTGTTTGGAAAAAGAGATTACCAGCTTGGCCTTTATACCGAGTTGGGTCGACAGGAGGAGTGATTAGCCTCAAAATCCCACAAGCATCAGCGTCTAAACCTTTTCTTTGTTGAACTGCATCAACCCCTAAACCTGACCCTCCATACATAGATTGCATTCTGAAATGGTGATGGGTTTGATGGCTGCAGCAACCGCCTAGAGCCCTGATCAAGAACTGTTGCCTTCTGATAATTGCAGAAGAATTCAACATACAACTACTCGGAATTGATTGCTGCAAACAATGGATACGCATATATTTGTGCCAGTTTTGACTGTCATGCGGCAAGATTCTAACTAGGCTCTGTTTGGCGCTTCTAAATTAGGGGGACAAGAAAAGGCAAGGAAATAactaaacaaagaaaataaactctgcgaatgaaaaaaagaaataaaatttggcCATTTTCCTACGAAAATCCATtgtctttagtaaattttttcgatatttttacattttataattttttgtgtagTTTTTATCGTAATTTTTTAGGGATTAATTATTTATCTTAACCAGAGAACTCGGAAAAATACAAATGACTATTCTTGTTGTTGAGATAGATGAttaatcaaaatatattatgtgatttgacaaaaaactttaaaaaaaaagaagacaaaaattgGTTGTTTTGGACATATTTCAGTTGACTTCGGACTTAAAATAATAGAGGTAGGCCGGGCCCAATCAAGCCAAAGAAGTCCAAAAGTCCCAATTTAAGAACTCAACGAGGCCGCAAACTTTAATACAGTGGCCGCAAGGTTTAATACCTTTGACACAAACTTTAGTACGTTGGCCGCAAACTTTTACACATTGGTCGTGAACTTTTGTACTTTGGCCGCGGTTTACGCGCCCTAATATAAAGCCATAGATACAAGACGTCTTGTCTCTCTCCTTCAACCTTCCCTATTTCgacccgtctctctctctctctctctctctctctctctctctctcatccgtgtGGAAGAGTGTATGTTTCACTAGACTAACCAGGTATGACACTTTAGTTGAGCTCGGCAAATCTTGATTTTCTTGGGTTCTTGGTTGGAATATTGAGAAAATGTCAAAACTGAAAGAATTCCTCACCTCTGTTGATCAgattttttttcaccaaaaacaaAGCATACGCTAGTTTCTTTCTCTGTTCTTCATATTTGATAAGAACCTGATTGTGGGAAAGTCCCTATTTTCTGTGATATCTTTTTCCCATTGCATGTCCACCATAATATTGTTCTAACTCTTGATTATGTGCTCTCTCTATTTCCCATTACAGACTTGTCAATGTGAATGTCCACTGACATCTCATACATGTCAATTTCTGGAATATGTGTGTCAGCTTAAATACTGTATCAGTGTAGAAGTAAAAGTGAATGTCATGTTCATTAGGGCTCTGTTTGGATAGAAAAGAATTTCAGTATAGGGGATTTAGGGCTGAATGACACTGGTGATATAAGAGGTTTAGCTGTCTGGCTTGTGAAACTAGAGGGAATATGGATTATAGGAAGTAGTCTAGTAGAGATGTACTTTATTTGGATCCTGAATAAATGTAAGTTTAACCATTCCAATAATCAATTTGAAGTCACTCCTGTAAAACAGTCATTTCGTATGCAATTGGTCTACAAACACGCGAAAAATGCACACACGCACACTTGCACACATGCTCACAATCGCTTGGGGGCCGacacaagtgtgtgtgtgtgtgtcattgTGTGTGCGTTTGTGTATGGCACTAGCATTATTGTGTCATATATAAAGCTCCCAAACTCATTAGTGAATTCCATATGTGAACAATCTAACCTAGGTTTGAGCGATTCTTGTTTGGATAATGAAGCTTTCGTTTGAATACACATCTAAAGGAGCCTTACTGCttaaaaatcaacttaaatCACATTATACCTGATGGGGCTGGAAAATGGACAGTCACTGTGAGATTACCTGCGTGATGTGCAAGACAAGTCCTTGAAACAGGGCCACGGAGGTGGTGCCGGCCCTATGTAACTTCTTGAGATCACATGTGGTGTATTCCTAACTGATATCTTGAGCctgttaaataaaaaaaaatgatatattgAAAGCCCAAGATCATTCCGTTATACTCATCATGGGATAGAATAGGTAGACACAAGTCAAGGGATTTGAATCTCATGAATTGGTTCACTGTTACATGCAAAGCATGCTGAATTCATACACCTTTAGACTGTCTTTCTAACTTTGTCGTTGGGGAGGCCTTGGCTGGCACCACCCCAGTGTCAAGGATGTCGAGGACTTGTCTTGCAGGTTGCGCAGGCTATCCCAAACCTGTTATTCACTTGTTAGGGTCAATTACAAAAGTTTCCTCCAGCAAGTCTAGAGCTTTAGAAGACAAATTGGGCAATCAAGCCCAAGAAGTCCAAAATGCCCAACTTAAAAACCCAAGTGGCCACAAACTTTAATACAATGGCCGCAAGGTTTAATATGGTGGCCACAAAGTTTAATTCAATGGCGCATGGTTTAGAAAGTCCCCTTCAAATAAAAAGGGTTTAGAAAGTCATACTTCACTTGTCTTGCAGAGCGACACTCCATTTTCCGCTGTATCAATGTCCATAAtgtttcttcttatttttttccaaatgtaCATTTAATTAATTTCTGAGTGTAAATGAATCTTTCCGCTCttaaaagtaaaagtaaaagtaaaaccaCATCGTGCCTGTTATGCACTTATTGGGGTCAATCACAAAATATTCCTCCAGCAAGCCTAGAGCTTTAGGAGACAAATTGGGCAATCTAGCAGAGAATTGTTACCTTGGGCATTGTGGCAGCTGTCTAAGATGGTTGGCAGCTGGCTTATTAAGCTAGTTGGCACATGGCAAGATTAGTTGATGAACTCGAACAAATAAGCAGGTTCCATCATGGGCAGCCAGAAGTTGtgttttgattcaaatttgttCATAACACTACTAGATTGAACTCTTGTCCTTGTCATGTGTACTTATTGAACTCAAAGCTAACTACAGAGCAGCCCATTGAAATGATACTATATTCAACACATGTTTTTGAACCGCAAATTCAATTCCTGTTATCTTTTCAAGTCATGCTTTCTTCAATGTCTATCTGAGTAATTGCACAGGAACTCACGATTTCAAGGATGAAACCGTGTCTTTAACTTACAATTGTTAGATCTCTCAGTTTTTGCATGTAAGTTGAAAGCTGCTTGTGCTTGGTAAAAGAGTTTTAAAATGGTATGGGTTTGGTTTAGAACTTGTAAAATGATATGCTAATGGGAAGACAAAGCCCTCTAATACAACTCCATC is a window encoding:
- the LOC131309885 gene encoding ATP-dependent (S)-NAD(P)H-hydrate dehydratase isoform X4; protein product: MRIHCLQQSIPSSCMLNSSAIIRRQQFLIRALGGCCSHQTHHHFRMQSMYGGSGLGVDAVQQRKGLDADACGILRLITPPVDPTRYKGQAGKIAVIGGCREYTGAPYFSAISALKIGADLSHVFCTKDAAPIIKGYSPELIVHPVLEESYSVRDEDKKSISERVLAEVEKWMERFDCLVVGPGLGRDPFLLDCVSNIIKQARHSSIPIVIDADGLFLVTNNLDLVSGYPLAILTPNINEYKRLVQSVLNCEVNDQDAPGQLLSLAKRIGGVTILRKGKSDLVSDGNKVMSVSMYGSPRRCGGQGDILSGSVAVFVSWARQYISSAKEELGMNPTVLGCIAGSALVRKAASLAFENKRRSTLTGDIIECLGRSLEEICPVSCIHRSLLDQ
- the LOC131309885 gene encoding uncharacterized protein LOC131309885 isoform X3, which translates into the protein MIEHLNDYNKILADLQKLEVEILDEDKVLLLLNSLPNAYDHLITTLLYEKDEIRFDDVSNALVNNEYRKKGKQTHRGSSSEALTVRGMVNNEYCNKDKQTHRGSSSEALTVRGTPESKKSSNKGSNMGCSHSRSRRALSSDKIARDECAYCHKKGHRKKYCLTLQKHNRDTNNSQANLAHLDDEDSNQALLGLSLVCQAVQWIMDSGCTYHMCSNKDWFSRMDIIDGGAVFMGNDHACKTHGVGKIRLKLHDGSIRVLTEVWYVPDLKKNLISLGTLDSKGYRITLEGGILKVGNGARLVMKGTWQNNLYFLQGSTIVGGAATASSNVGKDTLDTTSLWHMRLGDAGDKAMQDNSCMLNSSAIARRQQFLIRALGGYYHNQTHHQLRMQSMISGSGLEDDDLGNLRSITRPLDPTRYKGHTGKIAVIGGCREYTDCFRDEDKKSISERVLAEVEKWMERFDCLVVGPGLGRDPFLLDCVSNIIKQARHSSIPIVIDADGLFLVTNNLDLVSGYPLAILTPNINEYKRLVQSVLNCEVNDQDAPGQLLSLAKRIGGVTILRKGKSDLVSDGNKVMSVSMYGSPRRCGGQGDILSGSVAVFVSWARQYISSAKEELGMNPTVLGCIAGSALVRKAASLAFENKRRSTLTGDIIECLGRSLEEICPVSCIHRSLLDQ
- the LOC131309885 gene encoding ATP-dependent (S)-NAD(P)H-hydrate dehydratase isoform X2 gives rise to the protein MIEHLNDYNKILADLQKLEVEILDEDKVLLLLNSLPNAYDHLITTLLYEKDEIRFDDVSNALVNNEYRKKDKQTHRGSSSEALTVRGTPESKKSSNKGSNMGCSHSRSRRALSSDKIARDECAYCHKKGHRKKYCLTLQKHNRDTNNSQANLAHLDDEDSNQALLGLSLVCQAVQWIMDSGCTYHMCSNKDWFSRMDIIDGGAVFMGNDHACKTHGVGKIRLKLHDGSIRVLTEVWYVPDLKKNLISLGTLDSKGYRITLEGGILKVGNGARLVMKGTWQNNLYFLQGSTIVGGAATASSNVGKDTLDTTSLWHMRLGDAGDKAMQDNSCMLNSSAIARRQQFLIRALGGYYHNQTHHQLRMQSMISGSGLEDDDLGNLRSITRPLDPTRYKGHTGKIAVIGGCREYTGAPYFSAISALKIGADLSHVFCTKDAAPIIKGYSPELIVHPVLEESYSVRDEDKKSISERVLAEVEKWMERFDCLVVGPGLGRDPFLLDCVSNIIKQARHSSIPIVIDADGLFLVTNNLDLVSGYPLAILTPNINEYKRLVQSVLNCEVNDQDAPGQLLSLAKRIGGVTILRKGKSDLVSDGNKVMSVSMYGSPRRCGGQGDILSGSVAVFVSWARQYISSAKEELGMNPTVLGCIAGSALVRKAASLAFENKRRSTLTGDIIECLGRSLEEICPVSCIHRSLLDQ
- the LOC131309885 gene encoding uncharacterized protein LOC131309885 isoform X1, with protein sequence MIEHLNDYNKILADLQKLEVEILDEDKVLLLLNSLPNAYDHLITTLLYEKDEIRFDDVSNALVNNEYRKKGKQTHRGSSSEALTVRGMVNNEYCNKDKQTHRGSSSEALTVRGTPESKKSSNKGSNMGCSHSRSRRALSSDKIARDECAYCHKKGHRKKYCLTLQKHNRDTNNSQANLAHLDDEDSNQALLGLSLVCQAVQWIMDSGCTYHMCSNKDWFSRMDIIDGGAVFMGNDHACKTHGVGKIRLKLHDGSIRVLTEVWYVPDLKKNLISLGTLDSKGYRITLEGGILKVGNGARLVMKGTWQNNLYFLQGSTIVGGAATASSNVGKDTLDTTSLWHMRLGDAGDKAMQDNSCMLNSSAIARRQQFLIRALGGYYHNQTHHQLRMQSMISGSGLEDDDLGNLRSITRPLDPTRYKGHTGKIAVIGGCREYTGAPYFSAISALKIGADLSHVFCTKDAAPIIKGYSPELIVHPVLEESYSVRDEDKKSISERVLAEVEKWMERFDCLVVGPGLGRDPFLLDCVSNIIKQARHSSIPIVIDADGLFLVTNNLDLVSGYPLAILTPNINEYKRLVQSVLNCEVNDQDAPGQLLSLAKRIGGVTILRKGKSDLVSDGNKVMSVSMYGSPRRCGGQGDILSGSVAVFVSWARQYISSAKEELGMNPTVLGCIAGSALVRKAASLAFENKRRSTLTGDIIECLGRSLEEICPVSCIHRSLLDQ
- the LOC131309885 gene encoding ATP-dependent (S)-NAD(P)H-hydrate dehydratase isoform X5; translation: MRIHCLQQSIPSSCMLNSSAIIRRQQFLIRALGGCCSHQTHHHFRMQSMYGGSGLGVDAVQQRKGLDADACGILRLITPPVDPTRYKGQAGKIAVIGGCREYTDCFRDEDKKSISERVLAEVEKWMERFDCLVVGPGLGRDPFLLDCVSNIIKQARHSSIPIVIDADGLFLVTNNLDLVSGYPLAILTPNINEYKRLVQSVLNCEVNDQDAPGQLLSLAKRIGGVTILRKGKSDLVSDGNKVMSVSMYGSPRRCGGQGDILSGSVAVFVSWARQYISSAKEELGMNPTVLGCIAGSALVRKAASLAFENKRRSTLTGDIIECLGRSLEEICPVSCIHRSLLDQ